One Physeter macrocephalus isolate SW-GA chromosome 19, ASM283717v5, whole genome shotgun sequence genomic window carries:
- the YDJC gene encoding carbohydrate deacetylase isoform X2: protein MARPRVRLVVTADDFGYCPRRDEGIVEAFLAGAVTSVSLLVNGAASESAAELARRHRIPTGLHANLSEGRPVGPARHGASSLLGSEGFFLGKMGFREAVAAGEVVLPQVRGELEAQLSRFRELLGRDPTHVDGHQHVHVLPGVCQVFAEALQACGVRFTRLPMERGVGGCTWLEAPARAFACAVEQDARAAMGPFARHGLRWTDVFVGLSTCGRHMSAHHVSGALARALEGIPTGRAVTAELMAHPGYPSVPPAGGSSEGPDAFSCSWERLHELRVLTAPVLWAQLAQDGVQLCALHELDSKRPGEGTPSEATLETFLEPSPL, encoded by the exons ATGGCCCGGCCCCGTGTGCGGCTGGTGGTTACGGCAGATGACTTTGGTTACTGCCCGCGGCGCGATGAGGGCATCGTAGAAGCCTTCCTGGCGGGGGCTGTGACCAGCGTGTCCCTGCTGGTCAACGGCGCGGCCTCCGAGAGCGCGGCTGAGCTGGCCCGCAG GCACCGAATCCCCACGGGCCTCCACGCCAACCTATCCGAGGGCCGCCCCGTGGGCCCGGCCCGCCACGGCGCCTCGTCGCTGCTAGGCTCCGAAGGCTTCTTCCTCGGCAAGATGGGATTCCGGGAGGCGGTGGCGGCTGGAGAGGTAGTCTTGCCCCAG GTTCGAGGAGAGCTGGAGGCCCAGCTGAGCCGTTTCCGGGAATTACTGGGCAGGGACCCTACTCACGTGGACGGGCACCAGCACGTGCACGTGCTCCCAG GAGTGTGCCAGGTGTTCGCCGAGGCGCTGCAGGCCTGCGGGGTGCGCTTCACTAGGCTGCCGATGGAGCGCGGGGTGGGCGGCTGCACATGGCTCGAGGCCCCAGCGCGCGCCTTCGCCTGCGCGGTGGAGCAAGACGCCCGCGCCGCCATGGGCCCCTTTGCCCGCCACGGCCTGCG GTGGACCGATGTCTTCGTGGGCCTGAGCACCTGCGGCCGGCACATGTCTGCTCACCACGTGTCAGGGGCACTGGCTAGGGCCCTGGAGGGTATACCCACTGGACGCGCAGTGACAGCCGAGCTGATGGCACACCCCGGCTATCCGAGTGTGCCTCCAGCTGGGGGCAGCAGTGAGGGTCCTGATGCCTTTTCCTGCTCCTGGGAGCGCCTACACGAGCTGCGTGTCCTCACGGCACCGGTGCTGTGGGCTCAGCTTGCCCAGGACGGCGTGCAGCTCTGCGCCCTCCACGAGCTAGACTCCAAGAGGCCCGGAGAGGGGACCCCCAGCGAAGCCACTCTGGAAACCTTTCTGGAGCCCTCCCCACTGTGA
- the YDJC gene encoding carbohydrate deacetylase isoform X1: MARPRVRLVVTADDFGYCPRRDEGIVEAFLAGAVTSVSLLVNGAASESAAELARRHRIPTGLHANLSEGRPVGPARHGASSLLGSEGFFLGKMGFREAVAAGEVVLPQVRKCGFRKMLVVTPPELRPEGSRRAGGPAEPFPGITGQGPYSRGRAPARARAPRCVGWCSQVWVGGVLHVPLPDSAPPAGVCQVFAEALQACGVRFTRLPMERGVGGCTWLEAPARAFACAVEQDARAAMGPFARHGLRWTDVFVGLSTCGRHMSAHHVSGALARALEGIPTGRAVTAELMAHPGYPSVPPAGGSSEGPDAFSCSWERLHELRVLTAPVLWAQLAQDGVQLCALHELDSKRPGEGTPSEATLETFLEPSPL, translated from the exons ATGGCCCGGCCCCGTGTGCGGCTGGTGGTTACGGCAGATGACTTTGGTTACTGCCCGCGGCGCGATGAGGGCATCGTAGAAGCCTTCCTGGCGGGGGCTGTGACCAGCGTGTCCCTGCTGGTCAACGGCGCGGCCTCCGAGAGCGCGGCTGAGCTGGCCCGCAG GCACCGAATCCCCACGGGCCTCCACGCCAACCTATCCGAGGGCCGCCCCGTGGGCCCGGCCCGCCACGGCGCCTCGTCGCTGCTAGGCTCCGAAGGCTTCTTCCTCGGCAAGATGGGATTCCGGGAGGCGGTGGCGGCTGGAGAGGTAGTCTTGCCCCAGGTGCGGAAGTGCGGCTTCAGGAAGATGCTCGTGGTGACTCCCCCAGAACTCCGCCCCGAGG GTTCGAGGAGAGCTGGAGGCCCAGCTGAGCCGTTTCCGGGAATTACTGGGCAGGGACCCTACTCACGTGGACGGGCACCAGCACGTGCACGTGCTCCCAGGTGCGTGGGTTGGTGCTCCCAGGTCTGGGTGGGGGGGGTGCTGCACGTGCCTCTCCCTGACTCTGCCCCGCCCGCAGGAGTGTGCCAGGTGTTCGCCGAGGCGCTGCAGGCCTGCGGGGTGCGCTTCACTAGGCTGCCGATGGAGCGCGGGGTGGGCGGCTGCACATGGCTCGAGGCCCCAGCGCGCGCCTTCGCCTGCGCGGTGGAGCAAGACGCCCGCGCCGCCATGGGCCCCTTTGCCCGCCACGGCCTGCG GTGGACCGATGTCTTCGTGGGCCTGAGCACCTGCGGCCGGCACATGTCTGCTCACCACGTGTCAGGGGCACTGGCTAGGGCCCTGGAGGGTATACCCACTGGACGCGCAGTGACAGCCGAGCTGATGGCACACCCCGGCTATCCGAGTGTGCCTCCAGCTGGGGGCAGCAGTGAGGGTCCTGATGCCTTTTCCTGCTCCTGGGAGCGCCTACACGAGCTGCGTGTCCTCACGGCACCGGTGCTGTGGGCTCAGCTTGCCCAGGACGGCGTGCAGCTCTGCGCCCTCCACGAGCTAGACTCCAAGAGGCCCGGAGAGGGGACCCCCAGCGAAGCCACTCTGGAAACCTTTCTGGAGCCCTCCCCACTGTGA
- the YDJC gene encoding carbohydrate deacetylase isoform X5: MARPRVRLVVTADDFGYCPRRDEGIVEAFLAGAVTSVSLLVNGAASESAAELARRHRIPTGLHANLSEGRPVGPARHGASSLLGSEGFFLGKMGFREAVAAGEVVLPQVRGELEAQLSRFRELLGRDPTHVDGHQHVHVLPGAWVGAPRSGWGGCCTCLSLTLPRPQECARCSPRRCRPAGCASLGCRWSAGWAAAHGSRPQRAPSPARWSKTPAPPWAPLPATACDPSRPRPTPAHCGPAVLPLMPRHLQVDRCLRGPEHLRPAHVCSPRVRGTG; this comes from the exons ATGGCCCGGCCCCGTGTGCGGCTGGTGGTTACGGCAGATGACTTTGGTTACTGCCCGCGGCGCGATGAGGGCATCGTAGAAGCCTTCCTGGCGGGGGCTGTGACCAGCGTGTCCCTGCTGGTCAACGGCGCGGCCTCCGAGAGCGCGGCTGAGCTGGCCCGCAG GCACCGAATCCCCACGGGCCTCCACGCCAACCTATCCGAGGGCCGCCCCGTGGGCCCGGCCCGCCACGGCGCCTCGTCGCTGCTAGGCTCCGAAGGCTTCTTCCTCGGCAAGATGGGATTCCGGGAGGCGGTGGCGGCTGGAGAGGTAGTCTTGCCCCAG GTTCGAGGAGAGCTGGAGGCCCAGCTGAGCCGTTTCCGGGAATTACTGGGCAGGGACCCTACTCACGTGGACGGGCACCAGCACGTGCACGTGCTCCCAGGTGCGTGGGTTGGTGCTCCCAGGTCTGGGTGGGGGGGGTGCTGCACGTGCCTCTCCCTGACTCTGCCCCGCCCGCAGGAGTGTGCCAGGTGTTCGCCGAGGCGCTGCAGGCCTGCGGGGTGCGCTTCACTAGGCTGCCGATGGAGCGCGGGGTGGGCGGCTGCACATGGCTCGAGGCCCCAGCGCGCGCCTTCGCCTGCGCGGTGGAGCAAGACGCCCGCGCCGCCATGGGCCCCTTTGCCCGCCACGGCCTGCG ATCCGTCCCGCCCCCGGCCTACCCCTGCCCATTGCGGCCCTGCAGTACTGCCGCTGATGCCCCGGCATCTACAGGTGGACCGATGTCTTCGTGGGCCTGAGCACCTGCGGCCGGCACATGTCTGCTCACCACGTGTCAGGGGCACTGGCTAG
- the YDJC gene encoding carbohydrate deacetylase isoform X4, with protein MARPRVRLVVTADDFGYCPRRDEGIVEAFLAGAVTSVSLLVNGAASESAAELARRHRIPTGLHANLSEGRPVGPARHGASSLLGSEGFFLGKMGFREAVAAGEVVLPQVRKCGFRKMLVVTPPELRPEGSRRAGGPAEPFPGITGQGPYSRGRAPARARAPRCVGWCSQVWVGGVLHVPLPDSAPPAGVCQVFAEALQACGVRFTRLPMERGVGGCTWLEAPARAFACAVEQDARAAMGPFARHGLRSVPPPAYPCPLRPCSTAADAPASTGGPMSSWA; from the exons ATGGCCCGGCCCCGTGTGCGGCTGGTGGTTACGGCAGATGACTTTGGTTACTGCCCGCGGCGCGATGAGGGCATCGTAGAAGCCTTCCTGGCGGGGGCTGTGACCAGCGTGTCCCTGCTGGTCAACGGCGCGGCCTCCGAGAGCGCGGCTGAGCTGGCCCGCAG GCACCGAATCCCCACGGGCCTCCACGCCAACCTATCCGAGGGCCGCCCCGTGGGCCCGGCCCGCCACGGCGCCTCGTCGCTGCTAGGCTCCGAAGGCTTCTTCCTCGGCAAGATGGGATTCCGGGAGGCGGTGGCGGCTGGAGAGGTAGTCTTGCCCCAGGTGCGGAAGTGCGGCTTCAGGAAGATGCTCGTGGTGACTCCCCCAGAACTCCGCCCCGAGG GTTCGAGGAGAGCTGGAGGCCCAGCTGAGCCGTTTCCGGGAATTACTGGGCAGGGACCCTACTCACGTGGACGGGCACCAGCACGTGCACGTGCTCCCAGGTGCGTGGGTTGGTGCTCCCAGGTCTGGGTGGGGGGGGTGCTGCACGTGCCTCTCCCTGACTCTGCCCCGCCCGCAGGAGTGTGCCAGGTGTTCGCCGAGGCGCTGCAGGCCTGCGGGGTGCGCTTCACTAGGCTGCCGATGGAGCGCGGGGTGGGCGGCTGCACATGGCTCGAGGCCCCAGCGCGCGCCTTCGCCTGCGCGGTGGAGCAAGACGCCCGCGCCGCCATGGGCCCCTTTGCCCGCCACGGCCTGCG ATCCGTCCCGCCCCCGGCCTACCCCTGCCCATTGCGGCCCTGCAGTACTGCCGCTGATGCCCCGGCATCTACAGGTGGACCGATGTCTTCGTGGGCCTGA
- the CCDC116 gene encoding coiled-coil domain-containing protein 116: protein MTSCRHHSGYLADDEAGHTTYVARVQPPKKSLFPEMGQASKLGHTPHPTSTHGPSGSSGLRSHRRNPKGPRPFRSSLDFLVEGQVLDSLQTVVEEATERMATVKTEAGVPLVEVEDPMEVPRGGRRARAQPILSTVHRHCTQPSLCMGRPNNYPSCTSSMSYSHTSFTANWSGSHSWDSDLGARSLGALPPMKDKLLLGKNLKRLLQLENRGKGLGQSCPHGDSLPWDSLGSQTSSQWTLEQPLSWFSGLLGSSSGTPEASELGPAERELIFLKRELNKEMKSLLSQPGSFDLPGYCTLREPHRTLDFLAEHHLFPALQDVVNQAVDKLSGACRRDGCPLFLSEWESSPESSSKLATPTDGEEPYDLLPTTTSSPRMEHRKSIKYRGCSKAKEGGSPVSSTQVATRFRLESPSYKFTKKKTLPSILSKSTTMSRLSNPWHKELVDYLKGQAVSLLACKYRFEKNLTGQLGFISFPITEALLDLFLGFRKVKGSRIRLSSTIDWSCLLHRLEEAEFSQRSPQRASRPPSRHISQHSTPQHSMRIPTAPSELAARTHRVQDKPTGSHLNMRSPGPRPLASQERPAAAEQESARPPEPKLFPSPANTGVASHQSDQTMDMEDHQSIEEEEEDKEEDGEEEEEDENDFGDEGEPQSSPEPQEEAMVSATAAGSAATALAAIPPRAEVRTAGAHEELC, encoded by the exons ATGACCAGCTGTCGCCATCATTCGGGATATTTGGCGGACGACGAGGCTGGCCACACCACCTACGTGGCCCGG GTCCAGCCACCTAAGAAGTCACTGTTCCCGGAAATGGGGCAAGCCTCCAAGCTGGGCCACACACCACACCCCACTTCGACTCACGGCCCCTCAGGCAGTTCAGGGCTCCGCAGCCACCGCCGAAACCCCAAGGGCCCTCGACCCTTTAGGAGCTCCCTGGATTTCCTTGTCGAGGGTCAGGTGCTGGACAGCCTGCAGACGGTGGTGGAGGAGGCAACTGAGCGCATGGCCACCGTAAAGACAGAGGCTGGGGTGCCgctggtggaggtggaggaccCGATGGAGGTGCCGAGGGGTGGGCGTCGGGCGCGGGCCCAGCCCATCCTCAGTACCGTGCACCGGCATTGCACCCAGCCGAGCCTCTGCATGGGACGCCCCAACAATTACCCGTCCTGCACCAGCTCCATGTCCTACTCCCACACCAGCTTCACGGCCAACTGGTCGGGCTCCCATAGCTGGGACAGCGACCTGGGTGCCCGCAGCTTGGGTGCACTGCCACCCATGAAGGACAAACTCCTGCTGGGGAAGAACCTCAAACGGCTGCTGCAGCTGGAGAACAGAGGG AAAGGCCTGGGGCAGTCCTGCCCCCATGGGGACTCCCTGCCATGGGACTCACTGGGCAGCCAGACCAGCAGCCAGTGGACCCTAGAGCAGCCCCtgtcctggttctcaggcctgcTGGGCTCGAGCTCAGGCACGCCCGAAGCGTCGGAGCTGGGGCCAGCAGAGCGGGAGCTGATCTTCCTCAAGCGAGAGCTGAACAAGGAGATGAAATCCTTGCTGAGCCAGCCAGGGTCCTTTGACCTGCCTGGCTACTGTACGCTCCGAGAGCCCCATCGGACCCTGGACTTCCTGGCTGAGCACCACCTGTTCCCCGCCCTGCAGGACGTGGTCAACCAGGCTGTGGACAAGCTCAGTGGTGCCTGCCGCCGAGACGGCTGCCCTCTCTTCCTGTCAGAATGGGAGTCCTCCCCAGAGTCCAGCTCCAAGCTGGCCACACCCACTGATGGGGAGGAGCCCTACGATTTGCTACCCACCACAACCTCCAGCCCCAGGATGGAGCACAGAAAGAGCATCAAGTACAGGGGATGCAGCAAGGCCAAGGAAGGTGGCTCCCCGGTGTCTAGCACCCAAGTGGCCACCAGGTTCCGGCTTGAG AGCCCCAGTTACAAGTTCACCAAGAAGAAGACGCTGCCCTCCATCCTGTCCAAGTCCACCACCATGTCCCGCCTCTCCAACCCCTGGCACAAGGAGCTCGTTGACTACCTGAAGGGCCAGGCTGTGTCCTTGCTTGCCTGCAAGTACAGGTTTGAGAAGAACCTCACTGGGCAGCTGGGCTTCATCTCCTTCCCCATCACCGAGGCACTCCTGGACCTCTTCCTGGGCTTCAGGAAAGTGAAGGGCTCGCGCATCCGTCTGTCCTCCACAATCGACTGGAGCTGCCTGCTGCACAGGCTGGAGGAGGCCGAGTTTAGCCAGCGGTCACCCCAGCGGGCATCCCGGCCCCCTTCCCGGCACATCTCCCAGCACAGCACCCCCCAGCACAGCATGCGGATACCCACCGCACCGTCCGAGCTGGCCGCCAGGACCCACAGGGTCCAGGACAAGCCCACAGGGTCCCACCTCAACATGAGGTCCCCAGGCCCCCGGCCGCTTGCCTCACAGGAGCGCCCGGCAGCCGCGGAGCAGGAGTCCGCCAGACCGCCAGAGCCCAAGCTGTTCCCGTCCCCCGCCAACACCGGCGTGGCCTCCCATCAGTCCGACCAGACAATGGACATGGAGGACCACCAGAGCatcgaggaggaggaggaggacaaggaggaggatggagaggaggaggaagaggacgagAATGACTTTGGAGATGAGGGCGAGCCCCAGAGCTCCCCGGAGCCTCAAGAGGAGGCCATGGTCAGCGCCACGGCGGCAGGCTCAG CAGCCACTGCCCTCGCAGCCATCCCGCCCCGAGCAGAGGTCAGAACAGCTGGTGCCCACGAGGAGCTCTGCTGA